In Conger conger chromosome 12, fConCon1.1, whole genome shotgun sequence, one DNA window encodes the following:
- the LOC133141402 gene encoding interferon-induced very large GTPase 1-like has protein sequence MMVNVSFRRMSCSSEQDTEPQNLDSLLSTEDNPQDHSKRVNPLDLITAVFLCSDGFLQQEMALKMSMCQVSVPLLLPTCDTQQCTLMLWAMRDIVKKYKPHSVDDQRGFVEESIVLSDLPMVSFVRLGNCSMSKSHILNQVLSNPQQYHDTFVHKNMECGDTPRRISNGLVEISWYLPSGNKNTDIFSEPLAIANLRGDLRDFETQYAFLCHTSTAIFVFCDDFEFEQRFLASKQFKTHWILITNSQSQSFNEDDFRRCVSERKPRNIIKKHQRMNDAEFNKKLCSAIRGILKENIKMSIERMSDVALNLGIHVDEEYIHCKSGKLKADEITRGISDISSFKEKELPLQGTAWKQLAKLEKEQCRLKNAGEKNIEVYKNELADQRQELREEQRAHSISDSMSRFISAMCNSTEECKYFLKWMGINLDNLSRTHLPPLRTKYKEQCQSSSENKELIAQLDREISSCSLGTEHFLREMGQLYESACSLPKALTPEMKRLPRLCAKLLQEGFPLELVDGDSSSIPLEWVTQVLKELHDLTKNTCKIRVVTVLGIQSTGKSTLLNTMFGVQFAVSSGRCTRGAFMLLIRVKEDFKVRLGCDYIMVIDTEGLKAPQLAQLDDSYEHDNELATLVVGLSDITVINIAMENSMEMNDILQIVVHAFLRMKEVGRKPCCQFVHQNVPDISAHDSNMRDRKLLLEQLNEMTQAAAKMEKKGNNKTFTDVMEYDQERNTWYIPGLWHGNPPMAPISVGYSESVDLFKRSVIGKFMEQKYGNSSAHTIIEFLEWTKSLWKAVKYENFIFSFRNSLVAEAYAQLCTEFNQWDWAFRKNMYSWLMEAETEVSNFGTEAEFKNLDELLNRLKTQALEELMKGETLILSNLTEFYKRQEGHVHLVVKYKEDLNNTAKTIRTETQNSVKNKLEAAVEIRKGMFRLESIKNNQTATMEKKVQGLIEKCRKCKDLSDQQLEDEFEMMWDETVAELRFPGMEERDIVQDISHQLWVNLAMKGSSVREILSNVSNLSEYGREPCKVKSKHLGSKQWFWNISSGKELKEFQQVVDHIIEQSKQFVDEKVRTRSDYHKTYTIELLFEVDEILDRHRSLETTAEFQAKLKIHICGHAAREFKKMHLAFIHANDPRHCLEQFKQQYNTDFKDLFNKRDQCQKKAKDFTVNCLQPAVKEYITKSLGPDLVDEMLAGQKAIAFSTRTFFQFSVLEQLLKDDNLRDFVRYIKKYETFVQDWILKQMVEQFSEGDSLRNIEINRLKAMVGRIKKAIKTSQMKAAEQAAGRGEEAQNIQQFIQDICSDLAKELVIPKDPLSAVLALNSAKPEEFSRCLEGLVDEMEQAFTREFQRGGDVRARLTSLPFLPQKELFNRVFGCGKQCPFCKTPCEAGGKSHTEHFASIHRPQGIGGWRYCESSILVSNICSTDVASERRFYLTPTGEELHPYKDYQSIFPDWLIQPDTSIQASDYWKYIFSKFNKQFAEVYKAKPADIPPQWRYITQEQATQSLKEYFLIKTGRD, from the coding sequence ATGATGGTGAATGTGTCCTTTCGTAGAATGAGCTGCTCCTCGGAACAGGACACAGAGCCCCAAAACCTGGATAGTTTACTGAGCACTGAGGACAATCCACAGGACCACAGCAAAAGAGTCAACCCCCTTGACCTCATAACTGCTGTATTTCTGTGCTCAGATGGCTTTCTCCAGCAGGAGATGGCTTTGAAAATGTCCATGTGCCAGGTCTCTGTGCCTCTGCTGCTTCCTACATGTGATACCCAGCAGTGCACGTTAATGCTGTGGGCCATGAGGGATATTGTGAAAAAGTACAAGCCACACTCTGTGGATGACCAAAGAGGGTTTGTGGAAGAGAGCATTGTTCTGTCTGACCTCCCCATGGTCTCTTTTGTGAGGCTAGGAAACTGCAGCATGTCCAAGTCTCACATTCTGAACCAAGTCCTCAGCAACCCTCAGCAGTACCATGATACCTTTGTTCACAAAAACATGGAGTGTGGTGACACCCCAAGGAGGATTTCCAATGGGCTGGTGGAAATCAGCTGGTATCTGCCCAGTGGGAACAAAAACACTGACATCTTCTCTGAGCCTCTGGCTATAGCTAACCTCCGTGGGGACCTCAGAGACTTTGAAACTCAGTACGCTTTCCTCTGCCACACATCTACtgctatatttgtgttttgcGATGACTTTGAGTTTGAACAAAGATTTCTGGCCTCTAAGCAATTTAAGACTCATTGGATTTTGATCACCAATTCACAGAGCCAGAGTTTCAATGAGGATGACTTCAGGAGAtgtgtttctgagagaaaaCCCAGGAACATCATCAAAAAGCATCAGCGGATGAATGATGCAGAATTCAACAAAAAACTGTGTTCGGCTATCCGTGGAattttaaaggaaaacattaaaatgagcatTGAAAGGATGTCTGACGTTGCCCTTAATTTAGGGATCCATGTTGATGAAGAATACATCCACTGTAAGAGCGGCAAGCTTAAGGCTGATGAAATCACACGAGGAATATCTGACATATCGAGCTTCAAGGAGAAAGAGCTGCCCTTGCAAGGCACTGCATGGAAACAGCTGGCCAAACTGGAGAAGGAGCAGTGCAGGTTGAAAAATGCTGGGGAGAAAAACATAGAAGTTTACAAGAATGAGCTTGCAGATCAGAGGCAGGAGCTCAGAGAAGAGCAGAGGGCTCACAGCATCTCCGATTCTATGTCCCGTTTCATCTCTGCGATGTGCAATTCCACAGAGGAGTGCAAGTATTTCCTCAAGTGGATGGGGATCAATCTGGACAATCTGTCACGCACACACCTTCCACCTCTTCGGACAAAGTACAAGGAACAGTGTCAGAGTTCCTCAGAAAACAAGGAGCTCATTGCACAGTTGGACAGGGAGATCTCCAGCTGCTCCTTGGGGACGGAGCACTTCCTGAGGGAAATGGGTCAGCTGTACGAGTCGGCCTGCTCACTCCCCAAAGCCCTCACTCCAGAGATGAAGCGCCTGCCACGTCTCTGTGCCAAGCTGCTACAGGAGGGCTTTCCTCTGGAGCTGGTGGATGGAGACTCAAGCAGTATTCCTCTGGAGTGGGTGACGCAGGTTTTGAAAGAACTCCATGATCTAACAAAGAATACATGCAAGATCCGGGTGGTCACTGTACTGGGGATACAGAGCACTGGGAAGTCCACCCTCCTGAACACCATGTTCGGGGTCCAGTTTGCTGTCAGTAGTGGCAGGTGCACCAGAGGGGCCTTCATGCTCCTCATCAGAGTGAAAGAGGATTTTAAAGTGCGGCTTGGGTGTGATTACATCATGGTTATTGACACTGAAGGTTTGAAGGCACCACAGTTGGCACAGCTGGATGACAGTTATGAGCATGATAATGAACTGGCCACTCTGGTGGTGGGactgagtgacatcacagtcatcaACATTGCCATGGAGAATTCCATGGAAATGAACGATATCCTGCAGATTGTGGTGCACGCCTTCCTGCGCATGAAAGAAGTTGGGAGAAAACCCTGCTGTCAGTTTGTGCACCAGAATGTGCCAGACATCTCTGCCCATGACAGTAACATGAGAGACAGGAAGCTTCTGCTGGAGCAGCTGAATGAGATGACCCAAGCAGCAGCTAAGATGGAAAAGAagggaaacaacaaaacatttactgaTGTCATGGAGTATGATCAAGAGAGAAACACCTGGTACATCCCTGGGCTCTGGCACGGCAACCCTCCCATGGCCCCTATCAGTGTTGGCTACAGTGAGTCTGTGGATCTTTTCAAGAGGAGTGTGATTGGGAAGTTTATGGAACAAAAATATGGAAACAGCTCAGCACACACAATCATTGAGTTCCTTGAATGGACCAAGAGCTTATGGAAAGCAGTGAAGTATGAGAACTTCATCTTCAGTTTCCGCAACAGCCTTGTGGCTGAAGCTTATGCTCAGCTTTGCACTGAATTCAACCAATGGGATTGGGCCTTCAGGAAGAACATGTACTCCTGGCTAATGGAAGCTGAGACAGAGGTATCAAACTTTGGCACAGAAGCAGAATTTAAGAATTTGGATGAGTTACTGAACCGCCTGAAAACTCAGGCCTTGGAAGAACTGATGAAAGGGGAAACGCTCATTTTGTCCAACCTCACTGAATTCTACAAGAGGCAAGAGGGACACGTTCACTTGGTAGTGAAGTACAAGGAAGACTTGAACAACACAGCCAAAACCATTAGGACGGAGACACAGAACTCTGTGAAAAACAAGCTTGAGGCAGCGGTGGAGATCAGAAAGGGTATGTTCAGGTTAGAGAGCATCAAGAACAATCAAACAGCCACAATGGAGAAAAAGGTGCAGGGGCTGATTGAGAAATGCAGGAAATGTAAAGATCTGTCTGATCAACAGCTGGAGGATGAATTTGAGATGATGTGGGATGAGACTGTAGCAGAGCTGCGGTTCCCTGGCATGGAAGAACGAGACATTGTGCAAGACATCTCCCACCAGCTGTGGGTTAACTTAGCGATGAAAGGCAGCTCAGTACGTGAAATACTGTCAAATGTGAGCAACTTGTCTGAATATGGAAGAGAGCCATGCAAAGTGAAAAGTAAACATTTGGGATCAAAGCAATGGTTTTGGAATATATCCTCAGGAAAGGAGCTGAAGGAGTTTCAGCAGGTAGTTGATCACATCATTGAGCAGAGCAAGCAATTTGTCGATGAGAAAGTGAGAACAAGATCtgattaccataaaacatacacaatagAGTTGCTTTTCGAGGTAGACGAAATCCTGGACAGGCACAGGAGTCTGGAAACAACTGCTGAATTTCAGGCCAAGCTGAAAATCCACATCTGTGGACATGCTGCACgggagtttaaaaaaatgcatctgGCTTTCATCCATGCAAATGATCCTCGTCACTGTCTGGAACAGTTCAAGCAACAGTACAACACAGACTTTAAGGACCTGTTCAACAAAAGAGACCAGTGTCAGAAGAAAGCCAAAGATTTCACTGTCAACTGTCTTCAACCTGCGGTGAAGGAATACATCACCAAATCTCTGGGCCCTGACCTTGTGGATGAAATGTTGGCAGGGCAGAAAGCCATTGCTTTCAGCACTCGAACCTTCTTCCAGTTCTCAGTCCTTGAGCAGCTGCTTAAGGATGATAACTTACGGGACTTTGTGAGATACATAAAGAAATATGAGACCTTTGTACAGGACTGGATATTGAAGCAGATGGTGGAGCAGTTCTCGGAGGGAGATAGCCTCAGGAACATTGAGATTAATCGCCTGAAGGCGATGGTTGGCAGAATAAAAAAAGCCATTAAGACCTCACAGATGAAGGCAGCTGAACAGGCAGCAGGAAGGGGTGAGGAGGCCCAGAACATTCAGCAGTTCATTCAGGATATCTGTAGTGACCTAGCGAAGGAGCTTGTCATCCCCAAAGACCCCCTCAGCGCAGTCCTGGCCTTAAACTCTGCCAAACCAGAAGAATTTTCTCGGTGTCTGGAGGGGCTCGTGGATGAAATGGAGCAGGCCTTTACCAGAGAGTTTCAGAGAGGTGGGGATGTGAGGGCCAGGCTGACCTCACTGCCCTTTCTGCCACAGAAGGAGCTGTTTAATAGGGTGTTTGGCTGTGGGAAGCAGTGTCCCTTCTGCAAGACCCCCTGTGAAGCTGGTGGCAAGAGTCACACAGAGCACTTTGCTTCCATTCACCGTCCTCAGGGGATTGGGGGATGGAGATATTGTGAATCGAGTATATTAGTGAGCAATATCTGCTCCACTGATGTTGCCAGTGAGAGGCGCTTCTACTTGACTCCAACAGGGGAGGAACTGCATCCATACAAGGATTATCAGAGCATTTTCCCTGACTGGCTCATCCAGCCCGACACCAGCATCCAGGCCTCAGATTACTGGAAGTACATCTTCAGCAAGTTTAACAAGCAGTTTGCAGAGGTATATAAAGCCAAGCCTGCTGATATTCCCCCTCAATGGAGATATATAACCCAGGAACAAGCCACGCAAAGTCTGAAGGAATACTTCTTGATTAAAACAGGAAGAGATTAA